Below is a window of Rhodopseudomonas sp. P2A-2r DNA.
GTCCTCGGACACCAGCACCACCAGCGCCCGTTCCGGCTCCAGCCGGACGAATTCGATGTGTTTCAGCCGCGAATTGGCCTTGGCGGTCAGAACCACCGCCGCTGCGCGGGTCAGGCCGGACAATCGGGTCAGCGCCTCGCCCAACGCCGCCTCGACCGACTGCGGGCGGCCGGCGGAACTCAACTGGGCCTGGATCGACTGCCGCTCCGGTTCGGTGAGATCTCCGACCTGCATCAGGGCGTCGACGAAAAAGCGCAGGCCGAGCTCGGTCGGCAGCCGCCCGGCGGAGGTATGCGGAGCGTAGATCAGCCCGAGCTGCTCGAGGTCCGACATCACATTGCGCACCGACGCCGGTGACAAGGGCACCGTGATCAGGCGGGAAATGTTGCGCGAGCCGACCGGTTCGCCGGTGGCCAGGTAGCTTTCGACAATTTGCCGGAAAATCTCACGCGACCGCTCGTTGAGCTGCGCGAGCCCGGCATTGGCGGCAATCAGGCCGATCGGATCGTGATGGGCCAAGGGCAACTCCTGTGACAGCCCCTAATTTGTCGCTCCGGGGCCCGACTTACAAGCACCCATTGCGGCAATAGGTCCGTGCAGCCCTTGCCGCTGCCGGCCCACCCCCTAAAAGCACCGCGAACTGGCTTTTTTGAATTTTCGGAAGGATTTTACTCATGCGGCCAAGCCGTCGTGCGCCCGATGAACTGCGCGCCGTGTCGCTGGAACGCGGCGTGGTCAAATATGCCGAAGGCTCCTGCATGGTGAAATTCGGCGACACCCATGTGCTGGTGACGGCGACGCTGGAAGAACGGCTGCCGCCGTGGCTCAAGGGCCAGGGGCGGGGCTGGGTCACCGCCGAATACGGCATGCTGCCGCGCGCCACCCTGGAGCGCACCCGCCGCGAGGCCGCAGCCGGCAAGCAAGGCGGGCGCACCGTCGAGATCCAGCGCCTCATCGGCCGATCGCTGCGCGCCGCGGTCAATCTCGAAGCGCTCGGCGAACGCCAGATCACTATCGACTGCGACGTGATCCAAGCCGACGGCGGCACCCGCACAGCCTCGATCACCGGCGCCTGGGTAGCTCTGGCCGATTGCATCGGCTGGATGAAGAGCCGCAACATGTTCAAGAACGGCGACGGCGACAAGGTGCTGCGCGACAATATCGCGGCGATCTCCTGCGGCATCTACAACGGCACCCCGGTGCTCGACCTCGACTATGCCGAGGATTCCGAGGCCGATACCGACGCCAACTTCGTCATGACCGGTGACGGCCGCATCATCGAGGTGCAGGGCACAGCGGAGAAGACCCCGTTCTCGCAGGACGAATTCCTGAAGCTGATGGGCCTTGCGCAACAGGGCATCGGCCGGCTGGTCGAGCTGCAGAAGATCGCGGTGGCGTAACTGCCGTAGCCCGGATGGAGCCAAGCGAAATCCGGGATTCCCATTCATCACATGCACGCGGGCCCCATATTGCGCGGAGTTTATCATCGGGCGCGCTTCGCGCGACCCGTTGGCTCCATCCGGGCTACGGACTAAGATTCTCTCATGACTCAACATCGCCGAATCACCGGCCGCCTCGTGATCGCCACCCACAATCCCGGCAAGCTGGCCGAGATGCGCGAGCTGCTGGCGCCTTACGGCATCGAGGCCGTCTCTGCCGGCGAACTCGGGCTCGGCGAGCCCGACGAGACCGGCTATACTTTTAAAACCAATGCCGCCATCAAGGCGATTGCCGCAGCGCAGGCTGCGCAACTGCCGGCCTTTGCCGACGATTCCGGTCTGGTGGTGGACGCGCTCGACGGCGCTCCGGGCATCTACTCCGCGCGCTGGGCCGGCGAGTCCAAGGATTTCACCGCGGCGATGACGCAAATCGAACGACTGCTGCAGGAGCGCGGCGCCACCACGCCGGACAAGCGCAAGGCGCATTTCGTCTCGGCGCTGTGCGTCGCCTGGCCCGACGGGCATCTGGAAGAGGTCGAGGCCCGCGCTGACGGCACGCTGGTGTGGCCGGTGCGTGGCGATGCCGGCTTCGGCTACGACCCGTCGTTCCTGCCGGACGGCCACACCCGCACATTCGGCGAGATGACCAGCATCGAGAAGCACGGCCTGCCGCCACTCGGCCTCGGCCTGTCGCACCGCGCAAAAGCCTTCGTCAAACTGGCGGAGATCTGCCTTGAGCGCTGACGCGAGACAGGACGCCTTCGGCGTCTATGTGCACTGGCCGTTCTGCCTGTCGAAGTGTCCCTATTGCGACTTCAACAGCCATGTCCGCCACCAGCCGATCGACGAGGAACGTTTTGCCCGCGCCTTCGCGCGCGAGATCGAGACCACCGCGGCGCGCACACCCGGCCGCACCGTGTCGTCGATCTTTTTCGGCGGCGGCACGCCGTCGCTGATGAAGCCGCAGACCATCGGCGCCATCCTCGATTCCATCGGCAAGCACTGGCACGTCGCTGATGATGCCGAAGTGTCGCTGGAAGCCAATCCGACCTCCGTCGATGCGACGCGTTTTCACGGCTACCGCGCCGCCGGCGTCAATCGCGTCTCGCTCGGCGTGCAGGCACTCGACGATGCCTCGCTGAAATCCCTCGGCCGTCTCCACACTGCGCGCGAGGCGCTGGATGCGGTGGCGATCGCGCGCAGCGCCTTCGATCGCTATTCCTTCGATCTCATCTATGCGCGCCCCGACCAGACGCCGGAGATGTGGACCAGCGAACTCAAGCTCGCGATCTCGGAAGCCGCCGAGCATCTGTCGCTGTATCAACTGACCATCGAGGAAGGCACGCCGTTCTTCGGCCTGCACGCCGCCGGCAAGCTGAAGACGCCGGACGAAGACATGGCGCGGCGTCTGTACGACGTGACACAGGAGGTCTGCGCGCAACAGGGCCTGCCATCCTACGAGATTTCCAACCACGCCCGCCCCGGCGCGGAATGCAAACATAACCTCGTTTACTGGCGCGGCCAGGAATATGCCGGCATCGGCCCGGGCGCCCACGGCCGGCTCGACATCGACGGTATCCGCCACGCCATCGCCACCGAGAAGCGGCCGGAGGCCTGGGTGACGCGCGTCGAGG
It encodes the following:
- the hemW gene encoding radical SAM family heme chaperone HemW; the protein is MSADARQDAFGVYVHWPFCLSKCPYCDFNSHVRHQPIDEERFARAFAREIETTAARTPGRTVSSIFFGGGTPSLMKPQTIGAILDSIGKHWHVADDAEVSLEANPTSVDATRFHGYRAAGVNRVSLGVQALDDASLKSLGRLHTAREALDAVAIARSAFDRYSFDLIYARPDQTPEMWTSELKLAISEAAEHLSLYQLTIEEGTPFFGLHAAGKLKTPDEDMARRLYDVTQEVCAQQGLPSYEISNHARPGAECKHNLVYWRGQEYAGIGPGAHGRLDIDGIRHAIATEKRPEAWVTRVEDTGDGVITDDLLNSEERADEFLLMGLRLREGIDPARYKALSGRALDADRIRILRDEGAIVVEDSGRLRVTQEGFPVLDAVVADLAA
- the rph gene encoding ribonuclease PH, translated to MRPSRRAPDELRAVSLERGVVKYAEGSCMVKFGDTHVLVTATLEERLPPWLKGQGRGWVTAEYGMLPRATLERTRREAAAGKQGGRTVEIQRLIGRSLRAAVNLEALGERQITIDCDVIQADGGTRTASITGAWVALADCIGWMKSRNMFKNGDGDKVLRDNIAAISCGIYNGTPVLDLDYAEDSEADTDANFVMTGDGRIIEVQGTAEKTPFSQDEFLKLMGLAQQGIGRLVELQKIAVA
- the rdgB gene encoding RdgB/HAM1 family non-canonical purine NTP pyrophosphatase, with translation MTQHRRITGRLVIATHNPGKLAEMRELLAPYGIEAVSAGELGLGEPDETGYTFKTNAAIKAIAAAQAAQLPAFADDSGLVVDALDGAPGIYSARWAGESKDFTAAMTQIERLLQERGATTPDKRKAHFVSALCVAWPDGHLEEVEARADGTLVWPVRGDAGFGYDPSFLPDGHTRTFGEMTSIEKHGLPPLGLGLSHRAKAFVKLAEICLER